The Dendropsophus ebraccatus isolate aDenEbr1 chromosome 11, aDenEbr1.pat, whole genome shotgun sequence genomic interval agcGGTCATTTTTATACAACAACCAAAAGTACAAGTATATAAGATTCTATTAGGCAACAGAGCTTCCTTCTGTATTACTATGTATATGCATCAGAATGAATGATTACGGACTCACCGGCTGGCCAGAAACTTGCTTCTCCATACGTCACACTGGATGGACATGCGTTCCAGCTGTTCTGAGAGCTGGGCTGTATTCCGGGCCAGGGCTTCATTCTCCAGAATAAGTTGGTTCTTCTCTCGAGCGATGCGCTCAAAATGATACTGTAAATCATCACCGACCGAGGCCACCAGCAGCTTCTTCAACTCTCTGTTAACCTTTATAAAGGAGGCAATAAATCACACAATAACAATGTAATTACTCTGCATTACAATATTTACATACAGTTACAGTATAggctttgcactttttttttatatctatatatttataattaccaatcagcagctggtaggcAGAGTTTGCTGGAGTTCAtaaatatcaaggactactgagcacatgcacataatggagacaacTAGTTTGCCATGCTCAGAGTCTTTGTTATTTAGAAGGATCGCTCtcaatacatcattctgttcagcttctctgtcactagattaCTTTACCCTtaaataggacagcataaacctactgacagagtctctttaaccccttcatgacctggggtcattgatgcctcaatgcccaggtcgtttttggacatcagcttatgggatcataatgatcctataagctgatgtccctgtgtctgccccctctcctatgtcccctgtcgctgttacaatcttgtgacagcagcaggggagagagggaggaggggcagagctcACGACCGAAtcgcagatgacacaggcgcatctcctgcgcctgtgtcatcctggaacgttaattaacgtcgctgcagcatcaggtataggctgcagcaacgttaattaactggagcggcgggaggaggttaatatATTGTTTGCATGAAGCTTTACATTACAGAATTGCATTACATTCACTGCCACCTTCTTGCCTGCAAATGTAACCAAAACAGAAAGATTGTGTTGCATTTACCGTGTAATAATAATTCATTACCTTCCTGTTGTCGCATATTGAAAAAGAATAATAAATTTTGTATTGTTGCCCTCTGAGTAATTAGAAATAGAGAAATAATCTGGTAACATGATTTATCCATCAGTGTGATGTAAGTGCTGCATGTCTAGTTCACACTGTGCATTCTTCCTTGGCATTGAGAACGGATACATAATATATTGCCCTATTTCATTCTGCTGCTTAAATGTCAGAAACCTAAAACGTAAATCCAAATAAATTTAAGTCATGTCAAAGAGGTAGAAAAAACCCCCAGTAACAATAATAAACAGTGTAGAGAATGAAAATCCAGCTGAGGATTGATAACCCCCTTAGAGAAGGTAATCCAGGCCCCTTACTGAGAGTGACCTTTCTGTCAAACATGATGCCATACGCTGATCATCAGACACCAGGACACATAGGGACACAATGTCAATCATGTAAGACGCGACTCCTTCTAAAtcctatgtactgtacatgtgCAGGGAGAGGTTCCAGCTGCCGGCAACACATTAAATAATAACACATGTATTAAacataaaggggttgttcacattttttttaaatcaactggtgccagaaatttgtgatttacttctagtaaaaaaaaaaaaaaaaagcttaattcttccagtacttatcagctgctgtatgtcatgcaggaagtggtgtattctctccagtctgacacagtgctctttgctgcctcctctgtccatgtcaggaactgtccagagcaggagcaaatccccatagagaacctctcggtctccagactggaaagaatacaccacttcctgcagcacatgcaccagcaccagtactgaaagactggagatttttttatagaagtaaattacaaatctacaaaaCTAGGTCTGCACGTgacgtccaatagctgcacattgTCTCTGCAATATACTGTGCCGCTATTTGACATGAGTGAAACTACGCCCGTCTGTAATGATCACAACTTAGTCCTGCCCACCCCACATCTCGGAAGGCTTACTTCTGAGACATGGGATCTAAGCAAATGAGTGCAGGCAAGCAAAAGGGTTCGTCCAGTAGCACGAAGACTCAGCTCTTTCGGATCAGGgattatggatgtgtgaatgcagccttagggtactattacacggaacgataattggccgaatcggccctatccgtctgattatcgttccgtgtaataaagacaacgatcagccgatgatcgttgtcatcggctgattgttgatataggttctgacctataatcgtcgggcgccgaccacgcacagCTACGtgaaatagcggtgcacggctgacgatatgcaaagaagaatacatgcCTGCAGGTAtgtatccaggttgcagggctcctcttcctttgTGCTTCTCCCAATGTCCCGCACACTGCAGCATCAGAGCGGCCTGTATCAGCTGGcaagccgttcagccaatcacaggccaggaccgctgcgggcagtgaatggctgagcggcctgtcagctgagacaggccactctgaagctgcagcgcgcggacccagggagaagcacagaggaagaggagcgctGCCACCtggaatgtatacagtttaaccaagagctgcaaggacatccgtaacgatgtccctgcagccctttttaaacgattatcgggccctgtaataggcccagtaaacgagtgccgatctagcagattggcgctcgtttacaggtattatcgggcccccatcggcccgtgtaataccacccttaggcttcAAAGTATAAATCTCATTCGGTCTACTCAACCTTTCTTCTTAGTTTCAGATGAAACAACACTTATACATCCATAGTCTTACCTCCGTCTGCACCTTTAGCTGGTTACACAGCCCTTCCTTATCTTGTAGTAATCGCCTCTCTGAATTCTTCAGTTTTTCTAAGGCTCCCTTCAGTTCTGAGAGTTGTTTCCATGGCTCAGTCACACAGTCCACCATTTCCGCTTTACCGTGTCCATTGACCTCCTGGGACTTGGCCTGCTTAGTAAGCACTGTGTGGGTTATGGCCGATTTGGGGATGACAAGTCGCACTGCTTCTATCTCGATTGCTTTTTCTGTCTGAATTTTGCCCAGCTGAAGGACACCGGGACTAATGGACGGTGCTGGGGAACTTTTTCTTTTCGGGCTGTGCCCGTTCTTGGTGTGCAAGGTGGTCGTTTCTACTGATTTTAAGGTTTCCGCCGTCTCCATCCCATCCCCGGTCCCGCGGATAGGCGCACAAGTTGCCATTGCTACGATCAAATACAAGAATTCATATTAAAAGCAATTGAAGAAGTCTTCTATACAGTAACTTTTGATGCTTACTAATGTAACAAGAGGTTCaggcagtatactggtgtatggggggcagtgcgTGCGGATGAGTGTCCTGAATAACGGATGTGGAAGGAAGGGTCCAAGTGCCCATATACCCCAATTAGGCTCCATCTATAATGCGGCTCAGTCGCAGAATCTGTTTATTTAGTGCAGGGAGGgggaccttcggccctccagctgttgcaaaactacaattcctatcatgcctggacagccaaagcgaagctttgcctgcccaggcataatgggaactgtagttttgcaacagctggagggatgaaggTTTCCCATTTCTAATTTAGCGCAATCtaagtggacaaaaaaaaaaatctgcctgccTGCTAAAATCCAGCTAAATAAGGGGACACCAGATGGGAACCTGAAAGACCCATTAAAGTTAATAGGACCCATTGCATTATGGTCTGGGGAGTGTTTTCATGGGATTCTCTAGGCTCAATCATCCATCTCTCAACCAATATGGGTATGAATCCATCCTCGCACATACACCAATACATGCTGATTGCCTATTCTGGGGTAGGAGGGATCTCCCAGCAAGACAATACCACGTGGCAAGACCAAGACTTCCAAGTAGTACTACCCTGATCCCTAAACGTGACCCAAATTGAGCGCCTCTGGGATCACCCCAATCATCATGTTCTCCCTACGGATCCTGACCTGTGCATTGAGTGGTCAGATCCCTGACTTGAAACCAAACATTCATCTCAAATCGTGTCTACTGATGGTCCCCACCTAACCTGTCAGAGCTTGAGAGGATCAGTagagaagaatggcagaaaatccCAAGTCCCAGGTGTGTaaaccttgtggcatcatacACAGAGTGACTGTAATCACTGCCAAAGGTGCATTCAAGGGGTTTTCCACAGGATTGGGGAAATGCAAGAtcgtggggggtccgacctctgtaccccctgcatATCTCTGTATCGGGGAcctggcttctgtgttatgaatagagccatgggtacggcacgtgaccgcGCTATATTCtttcctatggaggtgccaggAAGAGCCAAGTAAGCCGGAAGAGCGCTGGACTCTGCTCTCTCTGGCacctctatagaaatgaatggagccgcgggtctcatgccgtacctgcggctctattcaaaacacaGAAGCTGGGGCCCCGATACAGTGATCGCCGAGGGGTTCAGAGGTCAGGCCCcccgcgatctcttacttgtcccctatcctgtggctagGGGGCAAGTTGATTTtctttgaatacccctttaactatgaacCAAGTAAAAGGGTGTAAATACTTGTCAATGCaatatattagtttttttttttcaatgagcaaagatttaaaaaaaatagttctaaCTTGTCTGTATGGGGTGTTCAGCGCAGAATTATACAGGcaaacttgattttttttagcattagggctgcaaaataaaatgtgaaaagggCAAAAGGATTTGAAGACCCGCTAAATGCATAGTAAATCATACGTTTTAGGTGGAGGTTGTTCAAAActtataaaacaaaataaaagacCCTTCAAGAAAAGGAAACACTACTGGTAACCTGACAAGACGGAATTCATCTGGCAGTGCTGCTGAATATATACACTCACAATGCAGTCACTGGTGCTGCTGAATTAATTCCGTCCTAGGCGCACACCTGAATAGACAGGATTTTACCAGTGTATCCTGCTGCCAGCAAGAAATGATAGCTACAGTTTTCTTTATCTGTGCACAATGATTTCTTTTTTCTGCCCTAAATCCTTTCCCTTGGTTTGACCACCATGCAGTAAACAGGCCATACACACAGACATGTAATAACTAACAGTGTAA includes:
- the BLZF1 gene encoding golgin-45 — protein: MTAMATCAPIRGTGDGMETAETLKSVETTTLHTKNGHSPKRKSSPAPSISPGVLQLGKIQTEKAIEIEAVRLVIPKSAITHTVLTKQAKSQEVNGHGKAEMVDCVTEPWKQLSELKGALEKLKNSERRLLQDKEGLCNQLKVQTEVNRELKKLLVASVGDDLQYHFERIAREKNQLILENEALARNTAQLSEQLERMSIQCDVWRSKFLASRVMADELTNIRANLQRQNRETQGAIQDLLSERDQCRQEMSETQKVLEELLVSLQWGRQQTYYPIAQPYSTTELVAANRKLAVAVKSHLIGNTGSDSPKHAAQTTEFCSTPAEKMAEMILKAQDPITCSETSPDISFTDSSPTFLAAKKSIGRFHPYTRYENITFNCCNHCQGELIAL